The Saprospiraceae bacterium genome includes a window with the following:
- a CDS encoding TonB-dependent receptor, with protein sequence MFKKSLLLAIFVYSCYFSIAQKGTVFGSVYVQGKPAEFVTIQIKGTSTGTATDMNGSYVLENIPYGIHTLKADMVGMESKEQEININASQSRIKLDFELQELAISINEIVVTGTKTFKRKSETATIVNILDSKTLNNLQVCNLSEGLKFQPGLRVETDCQTCGYSQLRMNGLAGGYSQILINGRPIFSPLMSLYGMEQLPVNMIDRIEVVRGGGSSLYGSSAIAGTVNVITKIPKKSFYEISSTYQNTDGANDLILNGNTTWVNDAKNAGISLFMNHRDRDFYDANGDNFSELPKLKSTSIGANFFVKPAENQKLELSISKLDEYRFGGEMTEKPAYLTLQSEERNHDIWLGSADYQINFNDDNSSFITYAAFQNTLRKHYTGVFPDEPADIQSHIENPPYGTSENVTIQGGIQFNHRLDDFMGGKNVLTMGTEYISDDILDKIPAYRYLIDQTSKDWGTFFQSDWEILPSLNLLSGIRADKHNLVNGLLFSPRASVLYKLKGTTQFRLGYGTGFRAPQAFDTDLHIAFAGGGVSRVQLDKNLRQERSQSWSASVNYDKTSEKYIAGFTIESFYTRLKDAFVLENTGQDDFGEIFTKRNGSAATVQGVTLEGRLNYNKVIQIESGFTLQSSSFGEAVKYIDEAPAINEFVRTPNTYGFANVNLNPNKKWAINLNYIYTGAMKVVHFGGAENFSDNVIITSNPFSEVSARAAYTIHLHNKYGSDVEIFGGVKNVFNAYQNDFDKGKNRDSNYVYGPGLPRTFFVGIKIKAE encoded by the coding sequence ATGTTCAAAAAGTCATTACTCCTCGCTATTTTTGTATATAGTTGTTATTTTTCAATTGCCCAAAAAGGAACAGTTTTTGGCTCAGTCTATGTCCAGGGTAAGCCGGCAGAGTTTGTAACCATTCAGATCAAAGGAACAAGTACTGGTACGGCCACAGACATGAACGGTTCCTATGTTCTGGAAAACATTCCATATGGAATCCATACACTCAAAGCAGATATGGTAGGTATGGAATCAAAAGAGCAGGAAATTAATATCAACGCCAGCCAATCCAGGATCAAACTTGATTTTGAACTGCAGGAATTAGCTATCTCGATCAATGAAATCGTAGTAACTGGTACAAAAACATTCAAAAGAAAATCAGAGACGGCCACTATTGTAAACATCCTGGACAGCAAAACATTGAACAACCTGCAGGTTTGTAACTTATCAGAAGGTTTGAAATTCCAACCAGGATTACGAGTCGAAACGGATTGTCAGACATGTGGTTACTCACAGCTCAGGATGAATGGTTTAGCGGGTGGATATTCTCAGATTTTAATAAATGGCCGCCCTATTTTCAGTCCATTGATGAGCTTGTATGGTATGGAGCAATTGCCGGTCAATATGATAGACCGGATCGAAGTCGTAAGAGGTGGTGGTTCAAGTTTGTATGGGTCAAGTGCTATTGCCGGCACTGTCAACGTGATTACAAAAATTCCGAAAAAAAGCTTTTATGAAATCAGTTCTACTTATCAGAACACAGATGGAGCCAATGATTTAATATTGAATGGCAATACCACTTGGGTCAATGATGCCAAAAATGCAGGTATATCCCTTTTTATGAATCATAGAGACCGAGATTTTTACGATGCCAATGGTGACAACTTTTCAGAATTACCCAAGCTCAAAAGTACATCGATAGGAGCCAACTTCTTTGTTAAACCAGCTGAAAATCAAAAGCTTGAACTTAGTATCAGCAAACTCGACGAATACAGATTTGGTGGTGAAATGACAGAAAAACCTGCCTATCTGACTCTTCAATCAGAAGAAAGAAATCATGACATTTGGTTGGGTAGTGCAGATTATCAGATCAATTTTAATGACGACAATTCTTCGTTCATTACATATGCTGCATTTCAAAACACACTACGAAAACACTATACAGGCGTTTTTCCGGACGAACCCGCGGATATTCAGTCTCACATAGAAAATCCACCTTATGGCACATCAGAAAATGTTACCATTCAGGGAGGAATTCAGTTCAATCATCGGTTGGATGACTTTATGGGAGGTAAAAATGTGCTTACGATGGGAACTGAATATATTTCAGATGATATCCTGGACAAAATTCCGGCATACAGATATCTGATAGACCAGACGAGCAAAGATTGGGGCACATTTTTTCAGAGTGACTGGGAAATCCTGCCTTCACTCAACCTTCTTTCAGGTATCAGGGCTGATAAACACAATCTGGTAAACGGTCTTCTTTTTAGTCCCAGAGCTTCTGTGTTGTACAAACTCAAAGGGACAACACAATTCAGGTTAGGCTATGGAACAGGGTTCAGAGCTCCACAGGCTTTTGATACAGATCTCCATATAGCGTTTGCAGGTGGTGGCGTTTCGCGTGTCCAATTAGACAAAAATCTCAGGCAAGAGAGGTCACAAAGCTGGTCAGCTTCTGTAAATTATGACAAAACCAGTGAAAAATACATTGCAGGCTTTACTATTGAAAGTTTTTATACCCGATTGAAAGATGCATTTGTCCTTGAAAACACCGGTCAAGACGACTTTGGAGAGATTTTTACAAAAAGAAATGGTTCAGCAGCTACAGTACAGGGAGTGACACTGGAGGGAAGGTTGAATTACAATAAAGTGATTCAAATCGAATCGGGTTTTACATTACAATCGAGCAGTTTTGGAGAAGCCGTCAAGTATATTGATGAAGCTCCGGCCATAAATGAGTTTGTAAGAACTCCAAATACATATGGTTTTGCCAATGTGAACCTAAATCCTAATAAAAAGTGGGCTATCAACCTAAATTATATCTACACAGGTGCTATGAAAGTTGTGCATTTTGGCGGAGCTGAAAATTTTTCTGACAATGTCATCATCACCAGCAATCCATTTTCAGAAGTCAGCGCCCGTGCAGCCTACACCATTCATCTTCATAATAAATATGGATCCGATGTAGAGATTTTCGGAGGCGTAAAAAATGTATTCAATGCTTATCAAAATGATTTTGACAAAGGTAAAA